A genomic stretch from Kribbella amoyensis includes:
- a CDS encoding DinB family protein, whose amino-acid sequence MECGDLLIGQLEFYWDYHLRPRLDGLTDDEYQWAPAQPSWTVHEDGTGQAVFDLEYPEPTPPPVPTIAWRLVHIGVGCFAIRWSTFFGDGNVPADADMFDPRHRPTDLPLTATDGLAFLDHWYERWHDAIRGLDEQALWKPLGPKGGQYADDPMLALITHLNREVMHHGAEICLLRDLYRAGAAR is encoded by the coding sequence ATGGAGTGCGGCGACCTGTTGATCGGCCAGTTGGAGTTCTACTGGGACTACCACCTCCGACCCCGGCTCGACGGTCTGACCGACGACGAGTACCAGTGGGCGCCGGCCCAACCCAGCTGGACCGTGCACGAGGACGGCACCGGCCAGGCCGTCTTCGATCTCGAGTACCCCGAGCCCACACCGCCGCCGGTGCCGACGATCGCCTGGCGCCTCGTCCACATCGGCGTCGGCTGCTTCGCGATCCGCTGGAGCACCTTCTTCGGCGACGGCAATGTGCCCGCCGACGCGGACATGTTCGATCCCCGCCACCGCCCGACCGACCTGCCGCTCACCGCCACCGACGGCCTCGCGTTCCTCGACCACTGGTACGAGCGCTGGCACGACGCGATCCGCGGTCTCGACGAGCAAGCGCTGTGGAAGCCACTGGGTCCCAAGGGCGGCCAGTACGCCGACGACCCGATGCTCGCCCTGATCACGCACCTCAACCGTGAGGTCATGCACCACGGCGCCGAGATCTGCCTGCTCCGCGACCTCTACCGAGCCGGTGCGGCCCGATGA
- a CDS encoding DUF5655 domain-containing protein, with protein MPDERALWICPNCGRTFANRNQSHTCQPLGKLPTHFAGKDEVVRETFDRVVEVVRLLGPFEILPEKSRIAFHTRMSFAAFVPRRHWLDGHVVLAERFESARFLRIETYSRHNILHAFRLYTPTEVDEEVKAWLTQAYAVGRQHHLNG; from the coding sequence ATGCCGGACGAGCGGGCGCTGTGGATCTGCCCGAACTGCGGCCGGACCTTCGCCAACCGCAACCAGTCCCACACCTGCCAACCCCTCGGCAAACTCCCCACCCACTTCGCCGGCAAGGACGAAGTGGTCCGGGAGACCTTCGACCGCGTGGTCGAGGTGGTCCGGCTACTTGGCCCGTTCGAGATCCTGCCGGAGAAGTCCCGCATCGCCTTCCACACAAGGATGAGCTTCGCCGCGTTCGTCCCGCGCAGGCACTGGCTGGACGGCCACGTAGTGCTCGCCGAGCGATTCGAAAGCGCCCGCTTCCTGAGGATCGAGACGTACTCCCGCCACAACATCCTCCACGCCTTCCGCCTCTACACCCCGACCGAAGTAGACGAAGAGGTGAAGGCGTGGCTGACCCAGG
- a CDS encoding ATP-binding protein — translation MPSDGSRRGTDDVQGTGFGDLLRRHRRDAGLSQERLAELAGLSVDAIAALERGRRRAPRPHTLRLLADALKLGASDRAALGSAAHSDGEAQRSPVRPVPVATVELVGRAAEVAEAGRLVGERQTRLLTLSGPGGVGKTQLVLAVAGAVAAGFEDGVCWVPLATISESTAVAPAIAAGLGLHPVDGARLVEEIAEQIARRHLLLVLDNCEHVVADTAAVCAALLEYCPNLTVLASSRELLRIPGECVYVVPPLAVPETDEQLDASPAVRLFMDRATARGHRPGDQIEYVAKVVRRLEGMPLAIELAAARTNVLTVEELAAELESSFAILSGGASTAGPRQQSLAGAIGWSHELLTRTERGLFALLSVFVGGWSLDAAAAVFAGKTKAGPLERAEALDLTGRLADKSLIRVHRDRGSARYDMLAVIREFAVDQLAVSGRADDAAQHHAAFYLALAEEAEAHLRGSNQGDWLDRLDGELDNLRAAISWALRTRASAEAIRLAGALWLFCYLRGHYAEGSEWLERALALTDDAADLRPYQAKARLGAGMLAFLQCEYDGATKRLESALTQYQELGDTAGAALVMQRLGGVARERGDYGAAEALHCQSFDLFESLGDRSGMAWAHNHLGFVAWLRGDLDIGARRCRKARDSFRVLGDGEGLAWSLISLGTIAQYRGDLTEAEDLLQESLALSQRLGYREGVAWSLNQLGIVERRRGLTDRAVHLLDESLAEHRDLGDRWRSASVLEELATVARDRDRAEYAAFLLGAADGIREVIGAPVPEVEQADLRATREAVERALDHRAFKAAWSAGRATPLSAVADGYPGPAAAPDRSTRF, via the coding sequence TTGCCATCAGACGGGTCTCGCCGTGGCACGGACGACGTTCAGGGGACGGGTTTCGGGGATCTGCTCCGCCGGCACCGGCGCGACGCCGGGTTGTCGCAGGAGCGGCTGGCGGAACTCGCCGGACTGAGCGTCGACGCGATCGCGGCGCTGGAGCGGGGTCGTCGTCGGGCGCCGAGGCCGCATACCTTGCGGCTGCTCGCCGACGCGTTGAAGCTGGGCGCCTCCGATCGGGCCGCGCTCGGTTCGGCCGCGCACAGTGACGGCGAGGCCCAGCGGTCACCGGTGCGCCCGGTCCCCGTGGCCACCGTCGAGCTCGTCGGCCGCGCCGCGGAGGTCGCCGAGGCGGGCCGGTTGGTGGGGGAGCGGCAGACCCGGCTGTTGACGTTGAGCGGTCCCGGTGGCGTCGGCAAGACCCAGCTCGTCCTCGCCGTCGCCGGTGCGGTCGCCGCCGGCTTCGAGGACGGCGTGTGTTGGGTGCCGTTGGCCACCATCTCAGAGTCGACCGCGGTCGCACCCGCGATCGCCGCGGGCCTCGGCCTGCATCCGGTGGACGGCGCACGCCTGGTCGAGGAGATCGCCGAGCAGATCGCCCGCCGCCACCTCCTGCTCGTACTGGACAACTGCGAGCACGTCGTCGCCGACACGGCCGCCGTCTGCGCCGCACTGCTGGAGTACTGCCCGAACCTGACCGTCCTCGCATCCAGCCGCGAACTTTTGCGGATCCCCGGCGAGTGCGTGTACGTCGTCCCGCCGCTGGCCGTGCCCGAGACGGACGAACAGCTCGACGCGTCCCCGGCGGTCCGCTTGTTCATGGATCGCGCGACCGCCCGTGGCCATCGACCGGGAGACCAGATCGAATACGTGGCGAAGGTGGTTCGCCGGTTGGAGGGGATGCCGCTCGCGATCGAGCTGGCCGCCGCCCGGACCAACGTGCTCACCGTGGAGGAGCTCGCGGCCGAGTTGGAGAGCTCGTTCGCGATCCTCAGCGGCGGCGCGAGTACGGCGGGACCACGGCAGCAGTCGTTGGCCGGTGCGATCGGGTGGAGCCACGAGCTGCTCACCCGGACGGAGCGGGGCCTGTTCGCGTTGTTGTCGGTGTTCGTCGGCGGCTGGAGCCTGGACGCGGCCGCTGCCGTGTTCGCCGGCAAGACGAAGGCGGGTCCGCTCGAACGCGCCGAGGCGCTGGACCTGACCGGACGGCTGGCGGACAAGTCGCTGATCCGGGTCCACCGCGATCGCGGCAGCGCGCGGTACGACATGCTCGCGGTGATCCGGGAGTTCGCCGTCGACCAGCTCGCGGTGAGCGGCCGGGCCGACGACGCGGCCCAGCACCACGCGGCCTTCTACCTCGCCCTCGCCGAGGAGGCGGAGGCCCATCTGCGCGGGTCGAACCAGGGGGACTGGCTCGACCGGTTGGACGGCGAGCTGGACAACCTGCGAGCCGCGATCAGCTGGGCGCTGCGGACCCGGGCGAGTGCCGAGGCGATCCGCTTGGCCGGCGCACTCTGGCTGTTCTGCTACCTGCGCGGTCACTACGCCGAGGGCAGCGAGTGGCTCGAACGCGCGCTCGCTCTCACCGACGACGCCGCGGATCTGCGCCCGTACCAGGCGAAGGCGCGGCTCGGTGCGGGGATGCTCGCGTTCCTGCAGTGCGAGTACGACGGGGCCACGAAGCGGCTGGAGTCGGCGCTCACGCAGTACCAGGAGCTCGGTGACACGGCCGGTGCCGCGTTGGTCATGCAGCGGCTCGGGGGAGTCGCTCGGGAGCGCGGTGACTATGGGGCCGCGGAAGCCCTGCACTGCCAGAGCTTCGACCTGTTCGAGAGCCTCGGTGATCGGTCCGGGATGGCGTGGGCGCACAACCACCTCGGCTTCGTCGCCTGGTTGCGCGGTGACCTGGACATCGGCGCCCGGCGGTGCCGCAAGGCGCGGGACAGCTTCCGCGTGCTCGGCGACGGCGAAGGGCTGGCCTGGTCGCTGATCAGCCTCGGCACCATCGCGCAGTACCGGGGCGATCTGACCGAGGCGGAGGACCTGCTGCAGGAGAGCCTGGCGCTGTCGCAGCGGCTCGGGTACCGCGAGGGGGTGGCGTGGTCGCTCAACCAGCTCGGCATCGTCGAACGCCGCCGCGGGCTGACCGATCGCGCCGTGCACCTGCTCGACGAGAGCCTGGCCGAGCACCGCGATCTCGGCGACCGGTGGCGTTCGGCGAGTGTGCTGGAGGAGCTGGCGACCGTCGCGCGGGACCGGGACCGGGCGGAGTACGCCGCGTTCCTGCTCGGCGCCGCGGACGGGATCCGCGAGGTGATCGGCGCGCCGGTGCCCGAGGTCGAGCAGGCCGATCTGCGGGCGACCCGGGAGGCGGTCGAGCGGGCGCTGGACCACCGGGCGTTCAAGGCGGCGTGGTCCGCGGGACGGGCGACGCCGCTGTCGGCGGTCGCTGACGGTTACCCCGGTCCGGCCGCCGCGCCCGATCGCTCGACCCGTTTCTGA
- a CDS encoding TetR/AcrR family transcriptional regulator, translated as MSPVKKVDGRAEKSRLTRARILDAAAELFVRDGYGATSLQDIAGAAGVAVQTIYYGFGNKQTVLKQVVDRTIAGDDEPVATLDRPWFQEVLATGTAAEHVRRHVQGTQAVLERVAPITKMLEAAGASDAGIANLWPHEQDPRLTVQRAAAESLLGKPGARSDLTTERAADILFGLLSTEFYLLMVGDRGWDPKDWAAWVTDLLLPQLCTPPFS; from the coding sequence ATGAGTCCGGTCAAGAAGGTCGACGGCAGAGCCGAGAAGTCCCGTCTCACCCGCGCCCGCATCCTCGACGCGGCGGCCGAGCTGTTCGTCCGGGACGGGTACGGCGCGACCTCCTTGCAGGACATCGCCGGGGCGGCCGGGGTCGCGGTGCAGACGATCTACTACGGGTTCGGCAACAAGCAGACCGTGCTGAAGCAGGTGGTCGACCGGACCATCGCGGGCGACGACGAGCCGGTCGCCACGCTGGACCGGCCGTGGTTCCAGGAAGTGCTCGCGACCGGCACCGCGGCCGAGCACGTTCGCCGGCACGTCCAAGGGACGCAAGCCGTCCTGGAGCGGGTCGCGCCGATCACGAAGATGCTCGAAGCGGCCGGCGCGAGCGATGCGGGGATCGCGAACCTGTGGCCGCACGAGCAGGATCCGCGCCTCACCGTCCAGCGCGCCGCGGCCGAGAGCCTGCTCGGCAAACCAGGGGCGCGATCCGATCTGACGACGGAGCGGGCGGCCGACATCCTGTTCGGGTTGCTGAGCACGGAGTTCTACCTGCTGATGGTCGGCGATCGTGGCTGGGACCCGAAGGACTGGGCCGCGTGGGTGACCGACCTGCTCCTTCCCCAGCTCTGCACACCGCCGTTCAGCTGA
- a CDS encoding alpha/beta hydrolase, whose protein sequence is MKFRTLAVLGLGISLPALLIVPGSGATASVGTAAGQGRERPAYVAKKYLEQKLTWKPCGEAELRTYCAKVKAPRDWWSAAAPEEIELAVSKVAPKKGKPSRVVFGNPGGPGGAGLGMAPYLASQPALAKNHLAVGFDPRGTGDSTNVSCDGAPGYSMDARDRDRDNLDLIAEASGLVQPYCETQSRGLLPYVNTAQTVQDMDLIRRLLGFDQVDYVGYSGGTWLGAYYQTYFPEHVGRFVLDSNTDFTRSWLNTFEAQPQAFERRFREDFAPWAAKYDQQLKLGRTPRQVIRMYEKLRADLKEQPAVEEFLDGSIKISYDQNTLDNLVVGDLYTKQDFTSLAIDLAFFRDLAEAQREGGPRAAQRKVDALSPARQQQLVSRAQRGTVGLPAIGATRPFADDAEDATFTAVTCNDSVWPQGREYGDLISAQQGPKYPLLGWGMNENPCFYWARPQLTTPTPDGKGLPPTLMVQSVNDPATNVSLARSAHSRYAGSRLVTVTDEGDHGIYGGVNKCADKVVNTFLTTGKAPAADVTCKGEGIPAPSAPDPGEYTGSAPLHRIAGFTRSVSGYLH, encoded by the coding sequence ATGAAGTTCCGTACCCTGGCCGTCCTCGGCCTCGGTATCAGCCTTCCCGCCCTGCTGATCGTTCCCGGATCCGGCGCCACCGCCTCGGTCGGTACCGCCGCCGGTCAGGGCCGCGAGAGACCGGCGTACGTGGCGAAGAAGTACCTGGAGCAGAAGCTCACCTGGAAGCCGTGTGGCGAAGCGGAACTGCGGACGTACTGCGCGAAGGTGAAGGCGCCCCGGGACTGGTGGAGCGCGGCCGCTCCCGAGGAGATCGAGCTCGCGGTCAGCAAGGTCGCGCCCAAGAAGGGCAAGCCGAGCCGGGTCGTGTTTGGCAATCCGGGCGGGCCAGGTGGCGCGGGGCTCGGGATGGCGCCGTACCTCGCCAGCCAGCCCGCGCTCGCCAAGAACCACCTCGCCGTCGGCTTCGACCCGCGTGGGACCGGCGACAGCACGAACGTCAGCTGCGACGGCGCACCCGGGTACTCGATGGACGCGCGCGACCGCGACCGGGACAACCTCGACCTCATCGCCGAGGCGTCCGGCCTGGTCCAGCCGTACTGCGAGACCCAGTCGCGCGGCCTGCTGCCGTACGTGAACACCGCGCAGACCGTGCAGGACATGGACCTGATCCGCCGGCTGCTCGGCTTCGACCAGGTGGACTACGTCGGGTACTCCGGCGGCACCTGGCTCGGCGCGTACTACCAGACCTACTTCCCCGAGCACGTCGGCCGGTTCGTGCTCGACTCCAACACCGACTTCACCCGGTCCTGGCTCAACACGTTCGAGGCGCAGCCGCAGGCGTTCGAGCGGCGGTTCCGCGAGGACTTCGCGCCCTGGGCGGCCAAGTACGACCAGCAGCTGAAGCTGGGCCGGACGCCGCGGCAGGTGATCCGGATGTACGAGAAGCTCCGCGCGGACCTCAAGGAACAGCCGGCCGTGGAGGAGTTCCTGGACGGGTCGATCAAGATCAGCTACGACCAGAACACCCTCGACAACCTCGTCGTCGGCGACCTGTACACCAAGCAGGACTTCACCTCGCTCGCGATCGACCTCGCGTTCTTCCGCGACCTCGCCGAGGCCCAGCGCGAAGGCGGTCCGCGTGCGGCTCAGCGCAAGGTGGACGCGCTGTCGCCCGCGCGGCAGCAGCAACTGGTCAGCCGGGCACAGCGCGGTACGGTCGGGCTGCCCGCGATCGGGGCCACCCGTCCGTTCGCGGACGACGCGGAGGACGCCACCTTCACCGCGGTCACCTGCAACGACTCGGTCTGGCCGCAGGGCCGTGAGTACGGCGACCTGATCTCGGCGCAGCAGGGACCGAAGTACCCGTTGCTCGGCTGGGGCATGAACGAGAACCCCTGCTTCTACTGGGCCCGCCCGCAGCTCACGACGCCGACACCGGACGGCAAGGGCCTGCCGCCGACCTTGATGGTGCAGTCCGTGAACGACCCGGCGACCAACGTCTCGCTGGCCCGGTCCGCGCACAGCCGGTACGCCGGATCGCGGCTGGTGACCGTCACGGACGAGGGCGACCACGGCATCTACGGCGGGGTGAACAAGTGCGCGGACAAGGTGGTGAACACGTTCCTCACCACCGGCAAGGCGCCGGCCGCGGACGTCACCTGCAAGGGTGAGGGCATCCCGGCACCGAGCGCGCCGGACCCCGGCGAGTACACCGGCTCCGCCCCGTTGCACCGGATCGCCGGCTTCACCAGGTCGGTGTCGGGCTACCTGCACTGA
- a CDS encoding VOC family protein, translating to MTAFDLHVVFDCADPDRLARFWMAALGGYDFPVGVPDGFASWEEWADANSIPEEDRNSGRTLVDRERSRPDIFFLRVPEAKAGKNRVHLDLKVAPGLDGADRRERIEAESARLVELGASVAQRFAEEDGFHLIMRDPEGNEFCLA from the coding sequence ATGACCGCCTTCGACCTCCACGTCGTCTTCGACTGCGCCGACCCGGATCGGCTGGCCCGTTTCTGGATGGCGGCCCTCGGTGGGTACGACTTCCCCGTCGGCGTCCCGGACGGATTCGCGAGCTGGGAGGAGTGGGCGGACGCGAACAGCATCCCCGAAGAGGACCGCAACTCCGGCCGCACCCTGGTCGATCGGGAGCGGAGCCGTCCCGACATCTTCTTCCTCCGAGTCCCGGAAGCGAAGGCCGGAAAGAACCGCGTCCACCTCGACCTCAAGGTCGCACCCGGTCTCGACGGTGCCGACCGGCGCGAGCGCATCGAGGCCGAGTCCGCGCGACTGGTCGAGCTCGGGGCGAGCGTGGCCCAGCGGTTCGCGGAAGAGGACGGGTTTCACCTGATCATGCGCGATCCTGAAGGCAACGAGTTCTGCTTGGCCTAG